The genomic window GCCAGCAGCACACCGCCGACGCAGGCGAGGGTGACGCTCATCGCCGCGAGCGCGCCCTTGTAAGGCCGCAATCGCTCACCGAACCGCCGCGGCCCGAACACCAGCATCGGCTCGAGTACGAACGAGTTGTGAAACGTCGCGATCAACAAAAACCAGCCGAACGCGACCACGAACGCCCCGTACTCCGCTTCGCTCGCCAGCCAGTTGGCCAGCAGCACCGAGAGCAGCCAGTTGCTCGCACTGAAAAACGCCTGATCGGTCAAAGCCCAAGAGCCACGACCCAACACCCGACGCAGCAACCCGCCGCGATCGTGCGCCTCCTCCGGCGTGTCGATCGACGCGGAAGGTTCCTCGGCACAAGTCTCGCTCAGAGGTTGAGTCACTGCTGTCGTCATACGCATGCCCGGCCGAGTGTCCAAACCCAAGCGCCCCAGTTTGTTCGATCCCCGCCCGATCGCGGGACGCGACTCAGTCCGCCCGACCCGGTCGGTTGGTGAACCACAGCCAGAGGAAACGCGAGTTCGTCACGGCATAACGCTTGAACAATCGGCGGGGTTCGGTGCAAAGCCGGTAGAACCACTCGAGGCCGCGCTTCTGCATCCAGGCCGGTGCCTGGGGCGTGTTGCCGGCAATGAAGTCGAACGCCGCGCCGACCGCCATCATCACCGGCTTCACGTCGTCGCGGTGGCGATCGCAGAACATCTCCTGCTTCGGGCAACCGAGGCCGATGAAGCAGATGCCCGCACCGCTGGCGTTGATCTCTCGAGCGACCTCGTTGTGCTCCTCGTCGGAAAGCTGTCGGAAAGGCGGTGACTGTCGGCCGGCGATCTTGAGTTTCGGAAAGCGCTTGGCCAACTCGCCGACGAGTTGGTCGAGCAGCTCGTCGCTCTTGCCGCCGTAAAGGTAGACCGAGACGCCTTCGCGTTCGGCGGCGGCCATCGTGCGGAGCGTCGTCTCCGGGCCGTAGCAGCGATCGGTCAGCCCGGCGTTGTGGTAACGATTGATCGCCCATCGGACCGGCTGGCCGTCGGGGCAGGTGATCGAAAAATGGCTCGCCGCCTTGGCGAAGGTGTCGTCCCGCGTTGCCAGCACCAGCCCGTGGGCCGAGAGGAACTGCACTGACCCCCGCACGCCCTGCTTGGCCAGGCTGATGACGCAGTCGACGACTTCGTCGTAGTGCGTGACACTCACCGGGATGCCGAACACGGGCTTACGCGGCGGCAGCGTCACGCCGCCCATGGCCGGGTCGATGCCCAGGTCGGCTTCCACGGCGGACAACGGCGGCAGCACCGGCGAAGAAATAGGCCGCTGCACGGCAGTCTCTGCCGAAGGGGCCGAGGCAACGGAGTCGAGTGTGGCGGTATCCATGAAACTGATGGCGTGTTGCGAGTGAGGGTTACTTGCTGCCGCGCCGCAGAAGGACGGCGGGGACGGTCGAAAGGATGATGCCGATGTCACGCAGCGGCGTGCGGTGCCGCAGGTAACGCAGGTCCATCCGCATCCATTCGTCGAACGAGACACGGCTACGACCCTCGACCTGCCAGATACACGTCAGGCCCGGCGCGACGTCGAGACGGGCGGCCTGCCAGCGAGAGCAGCCGGCCTGTTCGTCGACCGGCAACGGCCGCGGGCCCACGAGCGACATGTCGCCCTTGAGGATGTTGAACAGCTGCGGGAGTTCGTCGAGACTGGTCACGCGGAGGAACCGGCCGAACTTGGTGATCCGCGGGTCGTCGGTGAGCTTGAACGCCGGGCCGTCCTGCTCGCTGATCGCCCGCAGTGCGGCTTTCTGAGCCTCGGCGTCGACGACCATCGTGCGGAACTTGTAGATCATGAACGGCGCGCCGCCGAAGCCGCTGCGCTTTTGCATGAAGAAGATCGGGCCGGGGCTGGTGAACTTGATGCCCAGCGCGACCGCCGCCATCACCGGCCCGGCCACGAGCAACGCCCCGCCCGCGGCCGTGATGTCGATCGCGCGCTTCCAGATCGGCGTGCGGTGACGAAGGATCTTTTGAAGCCGGCCGTCGGTGTCGCAGTCGGCGTCGTCGCCGTAGCTCAGCACATGGCTCGACACGTCGATGCCGAACCGCCGAAGCGTCGCGCAGGCACGGTCGGCCAAGCTGCGTGCCCCCTCGTGGTCGGCGTCGTGGAGCAGCGCGACGGCGGTGCGGTCGTCGTGCCAGCCGACAATGTCACCACCCCGGGCCGCGCGGAGCAGCGTGCGGGCCATCCGCAACCGGGCGGCCTTCGCGAAGCGCTTGTTCGTGCTCGGCTCGATCCGCAGGTACAGCAGCGCGAAGCAACCGCCCAAACGATCGATCCGGGCCCGACGGCGATGTACCGCACGGCGAAAGCTGCCGGAGTCGAGCACCTCGTCAAGATGCAGGTTGATCTTGCGTTCGGGCAGTTCCGGCGCGGGCGCGAGTCGCAACATCTGCTGCGACTCCACCCGCGGAGCGGCTTCCTGGAGCGGCGGTGATGCGAGCGCCGCGGTTGAGTTGGCTGCTGGCACTTTCTCTCCCAAAAGCTCGGACCGGCCTCCACACGGCCGAGCGGTCATTCTCCCAATCCATCGATCACACGGGGCATGACTTCCGCATGGCCGAACGATGTGTTCCAACCCCGGATACGTCATCGGGGTGCCAGCCTTCGAGATCGATCAACCGATGCCTCCCAACATCGGCCGGCGACTCAGGCGCTGGCGGCCATCTTCGGGCCGTCCCCGGAGTACGCGATGCGTCCCGAGGTCGGCATGTTCATCAGCAGCAGGCCGCTCACGTTCGCGCCCATGTCCAGCAACCGGTCGCGGGCCTGCTCGGCCCGGCGGCGATCGCTGTTGCCGCCACGCATCACGAGCATCGTCGCGTCGGTCGCGCTGGCCGCGATCCGGGCCGCGTCGCCGTTGC from Planctomycetota bacterium includes these protein-coding regions:
- a CDS encoding WecB/TagA/CpsF family glycosyltransferase codes for the protein MDTATLDSVASAPSAETAVQRPISSPVLPPLSAVEADLGIDPAMGGVTLPPRKPVFGIPVSVTHYDEVVDCVISLAKQGVRGSVQFLSAHGLVLATRDDTFAKAASHFSITCPDGQPVRWAINRYHNAGLTDRCYGPETTLRTMAAAEREGVSVYLYGGKSDELLDQLVGELAKRFPKLKIAGRQSPPFRQLSDEEHNEVAREINASGAGICFIGLGCPKQEMFCDRHRDDVKPVMMAVGAAFDFIAGNTPQAPAWMQKRGLEWFYRLCTEPRRLFKRYAVTNSRFLWLWFTNRPGRAD
- a CDS encoding sugar transferase; the protein is MPAANSTAALASPPLQEAAPRVESQQMLRLAPAPELPERKINLHLDEVLDSGSFRRAVHRRRARIDRLGGCFALLYLRIEPSTNKRFAKAARLRMARTLLRAARGGDIVGWHDDRTAVALLHDADHEGARSLADRACATLRRFGIDVSSHVLSYGDDADCDTDGRLQKILRHRTPIWKRAIDITAAGGALLVAGPVMAAVALGIKFTSPGPIFFMQKRSGFGGAPFMIYKFRTMVVDAEAQKAALRAISEQDGPAFKLTDDPRITKFGRFLRVTSLDELPQLFNILKGDMSLVGPRPLPVDEQAGCSRWQAARLDVAPGLTCIWQVEGRSRVSFDEWMRMDLRYLRHRTPLRDIGIILSTVPAVLLRRGSK